The sequence ccttccagttttcacacctccttcatcttgatccaaaccctctttccgtatatgttctgcatatagattaaacaaatagggtgataagacacccctgtctcacacccttcctgatggggaaccagtcagtttctccatgttctgtccttacaatagcctcttgtccagagtataggttgcacatcagaacaatcagatgctgtggcactctcatttcttttaaagcattccatagttttttgtgatctacacaatcaaaggatttgctgtaatctaaaacacagggtgatattcttctgaaattccttggtctgttccattatccaacgtatatttgcaatatgatctctggtacgtcttccttttctaaatccagcttggatatctggcatttctctctctatatatggtaagagtcttagTTGATCTTGAGcatcactttacttgcatgggatattaaggcaatattcGATAGTTActacatttcctgggatcccctttctttggaattgggatgtatgttgaactcttctgtgggccattgtttccttttccatatttgttgtccaaatttttgtcaacatttggacagattcagtcccagtaacttgtagcaactctattggtatgccatctattcctggtgatttgtttcttccaaatattttaagagcagcttccacctcacattctaaaatttctcgttcttcttcatatggttcctccgtgaatgaatctgtcatccttgcatctcttttatagagttcttcagtgtattgcttccatctttcttttatatcatctccgtcagtcagtgtgctttccccaggcacctggttggccactgtgagaacaggatgctggactagatgggccactggcctgatccagcaggctcttcttatgttcttatgttcccctgttgattattcaacatctctactcttggtttgaatttccctttcatttctctaatcttttggaatagggttctttttctacttttttattatcctcttctctttctgtacaataattattgtagtagttttctttgcccctacatactagtcgctgtattatagcatttagagttctaactgtatttctccttttgcttttactttccttctatcttttaccactttaagagttttgcccgtcatccattgaggtctttctctctttttaattatctctttttgcattattccctgataatgtctctgacttcactccatagttcttctgattctctatcagctaggtttaaagcctcagatctgttctttatttgatctttaaattcttttgggatgttatttagattgtattttggcattatgattgctttgttcttctttagctttactttgactTTTGagattaccagttcatgatctgtaccgcagtctgctcctggtcttgtttttgcagaaagtatggaacttcataatcttctgcttccaattatataatccattTGACTAtataatttgattcctatattgacctgaccatttggtgatgtccacatgtatagtcatctttttggttgctcaaaaaaatgagtttgcaagaaacaaattattggcttcacacaattcaataagtctttctcctgcttcatttttatctcctaagccccattttccccacaatttctagttcttctctgttctctacttttgcattccagtcccccatgattatcagagcattctgttttggtgtgtgatcagtttcttcctgtacttctgcataaaatctctccatttcctcttcttctgtgtttgccgttggagcatagacttttATGAtgtttatgttgataggtttccccttcagtctcattgatatcacttgctcagaccttgtgttatagcgtctaactgcttttgctacatcacttctcacaattagagcaaccccatttcttcttataatttttgtagttgcctgatcgaGTGTCCCAtgcccatccattttaattcacttatgccacatattgtaatattgatacgttccatttcttgcttgacaattgctaactttccctggttcaagCTTCTCACATGCcacgttcctattgtgtatgttgtacaactctggactcttcttttgcttctgtgtgCATTAGCCTcctggcttccttttggctttgacccagttgcatcattagtcacagtggtactcgtacttgtccgttgttccccagtagctcgcttaGTGCCACCTGACCTGGAGGTCTtgtcttctagcactatctcatgttgtatcttggatattctgttcataggattttcatggtaagaggtattcagaggtggtttaccactgccttcctctgagactggatgcatcctagtctggtgtctcaactttggCCATTCCgcattgggtgaccctgctaggagtctagcctcttggtttagactccAGGCTAGAAAGACAGGACAGCTTCTGCCACATAGTTCTTCCCTCACACAGCTGACAATGTGATATATGTATTTATACCATACTTGTTTTCAAAAGGCAGACTTTTTTGCAGAATCCCAGTGTTTGGAAAATAACTCTTATGGCAGTGTTAATAGTTGTAAGAAAGCAGGATTTACAGATTAGCCTTTAGGGGCCTTGTAGTGTCAGCTTATCCATATTGTGGTAATTAACTGACCATAATGCTTGTGGCATATATAAAGCGGTCTTGGTCTTTTGCTGTATTTTGTTTCTAAATTCACTACAAATCCTAAGAAGTATGGCAGAAAAGTGTAGTATCCATCCTTGTGTAGAGTGAGTTGAGGTACAAAATGCAATATTGGAGATACTCActagtaatattttattttactcgAAGGTATAAAGCAGGCATTGTGGCTAACCAAGACAAAGCTAATAGAAGGTTTACCTCCACAAATACTTAGCATAATGAACGCCCCAGCTAATCAATGGGAAAATCAGGATGAGATAGTCCAAAATGCCATTTCTCATGCACGCTTCTGGGTTAGCAGTGAGGAGGATATCACAGAAGAAACCTACTGGTAAGTTTTTGGCTTAAGTTTTCTTTTTAGTTGTACTATGTAGGACAATGTTTGAGTGTCATAACAGATTatagttttttcttttaatatggtAATTTGAAGACAGTGTAGTGACCTTTAGAAGAGTTTGCCtgtttgtgtgtatgtctgtgtatgAACCTGTGCTTGTCTCCTCACAGAACAGTTATTCGTGCAGTGATATGGGCAGTTTGTTCTCTTATACACTCTGAAAAGTCAACCTTCTGAGCTGTAAGAGTGAAGCATGCTGTCcagttttaattcagaaaaagcAGCCTTGCACTGTTAAGTGTCTGAGAAACACTGTGCTGAGATTTTGTGTAGACTGCTTTGTACTGTTGGCCTGTATCTCTTTTAATGAAAAACTAGGAGGTTTTGCAAGCTCCGACAGTCACCTGATCATAGGTACTTGCAGAGAGCCCTGTGTAGTGCTTTAAAGCCTGCACTGGCTCTTTGCAAGCACCTATGATTGATAGTGCTTGTAGAGAGCTGTGCGCAGTGCTTTGACTCCCTAACAGTCATctgattgtcagggcttcaaAATACTGCACCCATTTGTCAGAAGTGGTCCATGGAGGGGATGAGGGAGATAAGGCTTTGGCCCACCAGCCCTACCTTCAGCTCTTGATAGACctaatctccatgaatttgtctagtgctCATCTGGTATGATCTTAATTTGTTCTGTGAGGGgataaaaaatatttcttttcattACCTCAGTCATCACCTGTGACTAGAACAAGTAGAATAAATGATGCAAATTGATACTCACCATAGAATTTGGGTTACATTTTGCACAGAACTTTACTTATGCCTTTACACTGTTTCAGCTGATTGCTGGTAATACTGATTGGGTTAACTATGGATTCTTGACATGCTTAATAATGGACACCTGGCCTATTACTTTCTTGTATAATTAACTGTTAACAATCATTTGAAGTGACTCAAATGTCCTTGGGTGTGTTGCATCCCCATACTGAATGGGGATGGTCTGCAGACTGAGTGTGCAAGGCGGCGTGAATAGGGATGTTGGTGGTGGGGCTTGTGTGCCCCCCCTTCACACTATGAGCCTGAACATACCTTTTGCCATTTGCCAATGCTGTAATACTTACAAATTAATGCCCATTAATATTCTGGTATATGAGAATGTGTGGCTTATGTGCCGTCAATCAACCTAATTAACCTCTTATTCTGAAGCCCTGTACTTCTGGAAGACTTACTTCACTTGTGCAGGATGATGACTGCCAAATACCCCTCATTGGGTAAAAGAATGTTGGCTCAAGACTACAGAGTGGCAGCTACATGGGAAAGAGGTAAGTTGAAGCTTTGTATGTTTCTTTATCCCTGTAGAATTGTCTAACAGAATGTTTCTCCCTATGTTGTTAACCAGGTTACCTGGAGAGGCCCTGCTCCTGGTCCCACCCCTCCTGAGATGCTAGGAGGGTCGTGACCCAGGATAGGGCATTTTCCATAGTGACCCCTCTCTGGGGAAATATGGTCAGCCCCCACAGTGGACAGTTTTAGGAAACAAATAAGGGCTTTTTTAATTTGGTTGACAAGTTTTTACTCTTCTGTTATCTGCTACTGTTTGCTCTGAAGTTTATGGAATTTTATTGGGGATTTTTATAGAGGTTTCATTTGTCGTGTTTTTATACACACATAgatgcctttttattttttgtgaacCGCCTTGGGATCCTTATTGGAGGAAATTTGAGGTATaagtctaacaaataaataaaatattgatgaCATGAGTTGTTTGACTTGTAAGGAAGGTTCTCCAAAAGGATTATAATAAAAGTCCAAAGCGCTACAACTTGGTATCAATAAGGTTGCCCTTGAGGTAAGATCACAAGATACCCTATGTCATGAGCAGTTTATTTTCTGAAGTTTACAGAAATTGAATAAGTAAAAAGAGAAAATCTCATAGAGCAAGGGTGGCTAATTCCCATTTTacctaaccattggctatgctggttggagttgatgggagtcccaataacatctggagggtcataggttccccacccctgccacagaGCAAGTGTTAAAGTGACACTTCTCCTGAGAGCTGTTTTGCTGTATTGAAACTGCAATTATGGCTATCCTGACATTGGAGATGATTGATTGTTACTCTATATTAGCACACATGAAGCAAAATCTGCGTGTTTGATATGTTTAAATATTAATCAGGTAAAAAATGTATCAGTAGTTCGTGTTCTTCGAGTATTTGGGACATGTTACTAAAAACAATGTTATGGCTTGATCGATGcttgctattttattttgataATGATTCTAAGTGTTATTTCCTTAGCTTTATCTGCTGACGTTTGCCCCGGTTCCTGGGTATTGTACCTAATTCAGCACTACAGTGACCACTTGCACTCAGTCTTGAAGGGCAGTTATGTGGCTGGTTAAACTCTTTAGAGCATAAACCATGTTTCACTGTGACTCACTCTAGCCTAGTTTCTCTTTCTAGCCAAGAGCATGCCATTACATTTTCTAGGAACTCATACTGGTGCTTACAGTTGTAATCTGGAACTAAGTAAGTATATGGGAGGTATCTGCAATCACTTAATCAGAACTTGTGCAAAAATGTTCAGCTATAGATATATGTGGGCAGTGTTGAAGGTCTCCCTTTGCTAAACATGGGAGGGAGCCAGAAAGGGAGATTGCTAGTACCTGCTATGAAACCAGAGAAGGAGATTGCACCCTATGCATGTGGACTGCAAGAGCATTCTCTGATGGTATTTTCATGGCTCCACTCATAGCTTTAGCATGGTTCTGTTGAGAACTAATTTATTTATggcccaatgttttcctttacaGAATCTATTCTTCTTCAAGTTCGTGGTATCAGTGGGAAGATCATGAATGCAATTAATCCTCTACAACCAATAGCATCCAAAGATGAAATATTGGCCACTGAAAACCATGTTTTAGAAACTTTCTATCCTATTGCGCCTACAATTGAACTTCAAGAAGTTAATGTATACGAGACAAAAAATGATACAGGTGAGTTTCCTTGAAGTGGAGGATTATGCAGAAACATTAATATTTCATAAAAGTTAAATTGTTACAAATCAGATTGTATCAGATGACATCTGTAAGAATAAGGGGTTGAAGTCTGATAAGCTAAGAGAACGCACTAAAGCATCAGACTTCTTAGTTGCGCTTTAGAATTTGTCACATTCAGAAAGTCTTCATCAGAAATGAATTGTGAAATTAAACTAAACTTATTACCTGATTTGCACTTTAGGTTTCAAAGAAGGCTACCCATATCCCTATCCTCACACTGTGTATATTGCTCAGTAtgacaaaataataaaatttagatCACCACAGCTGCAGGCCAAAATGATGATGTATGCTTTTGGAAATGCTCTGGCGAAAGCTAAGGAGCTATATGGGGTGAGTATTAAGATTTTTGTAGAAAGAAATATGGTGTATATTGTCCAAATTAGGAGGTGGTGGTGATCACTTGCTTCCAGTCATTCCAGTAACGAACACCATGCTAGCAGATGTTCCTAACTTGGAAGTAAATGTTGTCTGAAGCACAGTCTGCTGCCTGCTCTATAACCTTCCATGGGCACATCCACATGGACGCATCGTGTGCTTCTGTGTTGATGCTTTATCATGAAATCTAGGAGGACAAAAAGCAATACTTGTACATGGTGATATTGTGGTCCATGAGCTGCATAGTCCCCAACTGAGTCTGCAACTTTGTGGCCTGCTGTGGTTAGGAAGTGCGTGATTATTGGGGACtggccatgatggaagaaagcaaATTTATGTTTCATGGTAATTGTTATCCTGGCTTGAAGCTTGGGATTCTGGCTGAAAAGCCTTGGTTGAATCTTGAGTCAGTTATGGGTTTCATAGGTGTGCAAGATACTCTGAATTAATAGTTTCTATACTTCTG comes from Rhineura floridana isolate rRhiFlo1 chromosome 6, rRhiFlo1.hap2, whole genome shotgun sequence and encodes:
- the MRPL37 gene encoding large ribosomal subunit protein mL37 isoform X2, with product MLALHRLVKRLQCWAPSGQRRSKILYGPRPSRVPLPRTPWTVRGPPPGARLPWYLRKPPPVREQLPELNAVTSEGKMYYVPWLAKPRFPKWKRGWHDPYHSFGARVEEMPGYKQRPCYMFHPRTRMLEGIKQALWLTKTKLIEGLPPQILSIMNAPANQWENQDEIVQNAISHARFWVSSEEDITEETYCPVLLEDLLHLCRMMTAKYPSLGKRMLAQDYRVAATWERESILLQVRGISGKIMNAINPLQPIASKDEILATENHVLETFYPIAPTIELQEVNVYETKNDTGFKEGYPYPYPHTVYIAQYDKIIKFRSPQLQAKMMMYAFGNALAKAKELYGDEPRVLENPIVIQSVATDGQCFHFMVFQLNTTDLDSSNGVKNLAWMDGDQFLYQDARSRPVIKKKVVLVCC